A window of the Dyadobacter pollutisoli genome harbors these coding sequences:
- a CDS encoding lantibiotic dehydratase yields the protein MTGIDFKDRFLLRKPLLSIDQLMSSQNLVQEKGHMYLIPFMRETFSAPLFQEAIYTASTDLYHELIKWLKLPESQTDNDIKLATSLYKYYTRMCMRSTPYGLFSGCSMGSFHTLENTSFRVNNENIRKRSRLDMNYLAEIAIFIAQDDEIKPYLVYKPNSSMYKLGENLRLVEYRLKNKKRTYSSCRVKKNYLLDLVVERAAGGAFISELAACLDNDLDLSTATQFINNLIDGQILVSDLEPTLTGKSFFNYLLERLAKIPTAGKYLSFLNEINNTLENEERSVAHYIDLHSKIIKSFPNTSGKDLIQTDLFFDETNLKIGSKIKETLSIQISELLKVNFKAKNEDLETFITNFSSRYEGEEIPLAIALDNESGIGYGISSRRISNHMPLLNNLSLPERKKIQSMDWTDRNKIIYQKVQYAKKNKESVIFISDNDIQSLIDKDNITLNFPPSMQAFGSLLTNSNGSIGENNFLFDLTVLGGKSSNNILARFGLDSQNIFDELSGTCRYEEESTEKIIAEIVHLPQSRIGNILMRPHTFKYEIPYLGQSSVSEEFQIPINDLMVSVSGDRVVLRSKKLNKEILPSLTNAHNFAKGLPVYKFLCDLQFQQLSQPFSWTSSIDQEEIYIPRIQYKNIILRKSQWNLKKEYFNVSVDTFNVFKKLKDEYNIPRFVLLSQGDNQLLIDTDSENTLAVLKTYLSKGDIKLVEFLQTPENCILKDDLGNRYCNEIIFSLLIRKEKPALPGIQKSPVAVTKRKYTIGSEWLYVKIYAGTKTADKILTSLIRPLCKELIENETIDKWFFLRYADPEDHIRIRFHSKKENFWPEILMRLNQALQVSIENREVHKFQVDTYNQEIERYGADTMEMSESLFFNDSLAAVNFLNLIEGEEGEKYRWLFAIRSIDMLFSDFSLDLKERHTVMELMSQNYFKEFSGNDKLKHNLNQKYRENRQSIENILDPKKDQPVVKHAARYFETRSGMNRAILDKLHLTLAKKERLLYSHIHMTSIRLLIAEPRMQELVIYHYLSKYYESLLARAKSVKGYIAELV from the coding sequence ATGACTGGCATCGATTTCAAAGACCGCTTTCTCCTGAGAAAACCTCTCCTTTCCATTGACCAGCTGATGTCTTCACAAAATCTGGTGCAAGAGAAGGGACACATGTACCTCATACCTTTTATGAGGGAAACGTTCTCTGCACCGCTGTTCCAGGAGGCCATCTACACGGCATCCACTGACTTATACCATGAACTTATCAAATGGCTTAAACTACCTGAATCGCAGACCGATAACGACATCAAACTGGCGACAAGCCTGTACAAATACTATACACGCATGTGTATGCGAAGCACACCGTACGGCCTCTTTTCGGGCTGCTCGATGGGATCATTCCACACTCTGGAGAACACGAGCTTTCGCGTGAACAACGAAAATATACGTAAGCGCTCTCGTCTGGACATGAACTACCTTGCTGAAATAGCAATTTTCATAGCTCAGGATGATGAGATTAAGCCATATCTGGTTTACAAACCCAATAGCAGCATGTATAAGCTCGGCGAAAATCTTCGCCTGGTGGAATACAGGCTTAAAAATAAAAAGAGAACCTACTCCTCCTGCCGGGTAAAGAAAAATTACCTGCTTGATCTTGTGGTCGAAAGGGCTGCCGGTGGAGCATTCATATCCGAGCTGGCTGCGTGCCTGGACAATGATTTAGATTTAAGCACCGCAACCCAGTTTATCAATAACTTAATTGACGGGCAGATCCTGGTAAGTGACCTGGAACCAACGCTCACAGGTAAATCCTTTTTCAATTACCTTCTGGAAAGACTCGCCAAAATTCCAACCGCCGGAAAATATCTTTCTTTTCTCAATGAAATCAATAACACACTGGAAAACGAAGAACGGTCAGTGGCTCATTACATTGATTTGCATAGCAAAATTATCAAATCATTTCCCAATACCTCCGGAAAAGATTTGATTCAAACGGACCTGTTCTTCGACGAAACAAATCTTAAAATAGGGTCTAAAATTAAGGAAACACTCTCTATCCAAATCTCGGAGTTGTTAAAGGTCAATTTCAAAGCAAAAAATGAAGATCTTGAAACATTCATCACTAATTTTTCAAGTCGGTACGAAGGAGAAGAAATTCCTCTTGCCATTGCGCTAGATAATGAATCCGGAATTGGATATGGTATCAGTTCGAGAAGGATATCCAACCATATGCCTTTGCTAAATAATCTTAGCCTGCCAGAGAGAAAAAAAATACAGTCCATGGATTGGACGGACCGGAATAAAATTATTTATCAGAAAGTTCAATATGCGAAAAAAAATAAAGAGTCGGTCATCTTTATCAGCGATAATGACATTCAATCATTGATTGATAAAGATAATATTACATTAAATTTCCCGCCAAGTATGCAGGCATTTGGCTCGCTCCTGACAAACAGCAACGGGTCGATTGGTGAAAACAATTTCCTATTCGATCTGACTGTACTAGGTGGTAAATCTTCGAATAATATTTTAGCCCGATTTGGGCTTGATTCACAAAATATATTTGATGAATTAAGCGGTACTTGTCGCTATGAAGAAGAATCAACCGAAAAGATCATTGCAGAGATTGTTCACCTTCCGCAGTCCAGAATAGGAAACATTCTGATGAGACCGCATACATTCAAATATGAAATTCCATATTTAGGTCAGTCATCGGTTTCGGAAGAGTTTCAAATACCGATCAATGATTTAATGGTCTCTGTTTCGGGAGACAGAGTTGTGTTGAGAAGTAAAAAGTTAAATAAAGAAATTTTACCTTCACTTACTAATGCCCATAACTTTGCGAAAGGATTGCCGGTTTATAAATTTCTTTGTGATCTTCAATTTCAGCAGTTGAGTCAGCCATTTTCCTGGACGTCTTCTATTGATCAGGAAGAAATTTACATTCCACGAATCCAATACAAAAATATTATTCTTAGAAAATCTCAATGGAATTTAAAGAAGGAATATTTTAATGTTTCAGTTGATACATTTAATGTATTTAAAAAATTGAAGGACGAATACAACATTCCAAGGTTTGTATTGCTGTCACAAGGCGACAATCAGCTCTTAATTGATACTGACTCCGAGAATACACTGGCGGTTTTAAAAACCTACCTATCAAAAGGCGACATTAAATTAGTCGAGTTCTTACAAACACCTGAAAATTGTATTTTAAAAGACGATCTTGGTAACAGATATTGTAATGAAATCATTTTTTCCCTACTGATACGCAAAGAAAAACCAGCATTACCCGGCATTCAGAAAAGTCCCGTAGCAGTAACAAAAAGAAAATATACCATTGGCAGTGAATGGTTATATGTGAAAATCTACGCCGGCACTAAAACGGCCGATAAAATCCTTACTTCCCTGATCCGGCCATTGTGTAAAGAGCTCATTGAAAATGAAACCATTGACAAGTGGTTCTTTCTTCGCTATGCCGATCCGGAAGACCATATACGGATCAGGTTTCATAGTAAAAAAGAGAATTTCTGGCCCGAAATTCTTATGAGATTGAATCAGGCGTTACAGGTTTCCATTGAAAACAGGGAAGTGCACAAATTTCAGGTGGATACGTATAACCAGGAAATCGAGCGATACGGTGCAGATACCATGGAAATGAGCGAATCGCTCTTCTTTAATGACAGTCTGGCTGCCGTCAACTTCCTTAATTTGATTGAGGGTGAAGAAGGTGAAAAATATCGCTGGCTCTTTGCCATTCGAAGCATTGACATGCTATTCTCGGATTTTTCGCTCGATTTGAAAGAGCGACATACCGTAATGGAATTGATGTCTCAAAACTACTTCAAGGAATTTTCCGGGAACGACAAATTAAAACACAACCTGAATCAGAAATACAGAGAAAACAGACAGTCAATAGAAAATATACTGGACCCAAAAAAGGACCAACCTGTGGTTAAACACGCTGCCAGGTACTTTGAAACACGATCCGGCATGAACAGGGCAATTTTGGACAAACTGCATTTGACACTTGCCAAAAAGGAGCGACTACTTTACAGTCACATTCACATGACATCGATCAGATTACTCATTGCGGAGCCTAGAATGCAGGAGCTGGTGATTTATCATTACCTGTCCAAATATTATGAGTCATTACTTGCTCGCGCTAAAAGTGTGAAAGGCTACATTGCTGAACTAGTTTGA
- a CDS encoding sulfatase family protein, giving the protein MKKYFLQGLIRSKWIFILLLSGGQILAQQAKSPNIIVILADDLGYGDLGCYGHPTIKTPYLDQMAAEGMRFTQFYACAAVCTPSRAGLMTGRLPARTGVYGKGDVFRQNSASGLPLSEVTIAEMLKTKGYATGLIGKWHLGHLPEFLPTRQGFDYWFGTPYSNDMGKVFTTMKGGVYNIPPGPRANAPVLPLYRNETVIEEEPDQHFLTKRYTEEVVNFIKKSKDKPFFMYYASNFPHTPLFASPEFEGKSKRGLYGDVVAELDWSVGQILKTLKDLKLDKNTLIVFTSDNGPWMVMKDHSGSAGLLYEGKNSTYEGGMRVPGIAWWPGKIKAGVTSEALISALDLFPTISRLANVTNGSGSVLDGIDQTSVLMGQKENARETLPYYINENVFAIRKGSWKAHFVTHASYSPVAPETHAVPLLYNIENDPSEKYDLAKDYPDVVADLTKEFEKQKNAFILPPSEIEKVLPAKKD; this is encoded by the coding sequence ATGAAAAAGTATTTTTTACAAGGGTTAATTCGAAGCAAATGGATATTTATCCTGCTTTTGTCCGGTGGACAAATCTTGGCACAGCAAGCAAAATCACCTAACATTATTGTTATTCTGGCCGACGATCTGGGATATGGTGATCTGGGGTGTTATGGGCATCCCACGATCAAAACGCCGTATCTGGATCAAATGGCAGCAGAAGGGATGCGTTTTACGCAGTTCTATGCGTGTGCCGCAGTCTGCACCCCAAGCCGGGCCGGATTAATGACCGGCAGGCTGCCGGCGAGAACCGGTGTGTATGGCAAGGGAGATGTTTTTCGCCAGAACTCGGCTAGCGGTTTGCCACTCAGCGAAGTCACCATTGCGGAAATGCTCAAGACCAAGGGATATGCCACCGGCTTGATCGGGAAGTGGCATCTGGGTCATTTGCCAGAATTTTTGCCAACCCGCCAAGGATTTGACTACTGGTTTGGTACGCCCTATTCCAATGATATGGGCAAGGTGTTTACGACCATGAAGGGAGGTGTATACAATATTCCACCAGGCCCCAGAGCCAATGCACCTGTGTTGCCATTGTACCGTAATGAAACTGTGATTGAAGAGGAGCCGGATCAGCACTTTCTGACCAAACGCTATACGGAAGAAGTGGTGAACTTTATCAAAAAAAGTAAAGACAAACCGTTTTTCATGTACTATGCCAGCAATTTTCCGCATACGCCGCTCTTTGCATCACCCGAGTTTGAAGGCAAAAGCAAACGCGGATTGTATGGTGATGTAGTAGCGGAGCTGGATTGGAGCGTGGGACAAATCCTGAAAACGCTGAAAGATTTGAAGCTGGATAAGAACACACTCATTGTTTTTACCAGTGACAATGGCCCCTGGATGGTTATGAAGGACCACTCCGGATCTGCCGGATTGTTGTACGAAGGCAAAAATTCTACTTACGAGGGTGGGATGCGTGTGCCGGGAATAGCCTGGTGGCCTGGGAAAATTAAAGCCGGTGTAACCAGCGAAGCGTTAATTAGTGCTTTGGACTTATTTCCAACGATTAGCAGGCTAGCCAACGTAACAAATGGTAGCGGAAGTGTACTGGATGGGATCGACCAGACGAGCGTGCTGATGGGGCAGAAAGAAAATGCCCGTGAGACATTGCCATACTACATCAACGAAAATGTTTTTGCTATTCGCAAAGGATCCTGGAAAGCTCATTTTGTGACACATGCATCCTATTCACCTGTGGCACCGGAAACCCATGCGGTACCTTTGCTGTACAATATAGAAAACGATCCAAGTGAAAAGTATGATCTTGCCAAGGATTATCCGGATGTGGTAGCCGATTTAACAAAAGAGTTCGAGAAGCAGAAAAACGCATTTATACTGCCACCCTCCGAAATTGAGAAAGTACTGCCGGCTAAAAAAGATTGA
- a CDS encoding RagB/SusD family nutrient uptake outer membrane protein: MKKITLYALLTVSFLTFSCRDLLDENPESLLASNNFYKTAADANSAVTAISGTLHGTTMYGFRYLVHTTALEDYSSGQGFYIPMSQYQISTSIISVTDGFWTGFYKTIDAANRVLKYVPPISMDETQKTQLLGEAYFLRALAYYNLVKLFGGVPIRTEPTENLNSLGGKRESIENVYALIIADLKLAEASLPLTQSIIGKPTSGAVKTMLADVYLTREMWAAARDKAEEVIGSQAYSLVNVKQPGDFEKVFGADVTTSTEEVFSIKFQRSVAGGSGLPQFYHLNNSQWASNGFGTFFGFPNYPLLRDWPEADLRKSFNLYTAGPNKQGVIVPNGATQPIRFGKFKDSAAPTGIAHGNDFPIYRYADVLLIYAEAASQAGAAPNQQALERLNMVHRRAYGYAPASPSPVDFTLDGLTKSSFRDLVLKERAYEFMVEGKRWYDLVRTGTAKQIIKEAKGLDISSTVFLMPIPKQEIDNNPDIAPTDQNPGY; encoded by the coding sequence ATGAAAAAAATAACATTATATGCTCTGCTTACGGTTAGTTTCTTAACCTTTTCATGCCGGGATTTGCTGGATGAAAATCCTGAAAGCTTACTGGCCAGTAATAATTTTTACAAAACAGCAGCTGATGCCAACTCGGCGGTAACTGCAATCTCCGGAACACTGCATGGGACTACCATGTACGGTTTCCGTTACCTGGTGCATACCACTGCGCTGGAAGATTATTCGTCCGGGCAGGGATTTTACATACCCATGTCGCAATACCAAATCTCGACTTCGATCATTTCTGTGACAGATGGGTTTTGGACGGGTTTTTACAAAACGATCGATGCAGCCAACCGGGTATTGAAATATGTTCCACCGATTTCGATGGATGAAACTCAAAAAACGCAGCTACTGGGCGAGGCCTATTTTCTTCGGGCTCTGGCATATTACAATTTAGTAAAGCTTTTTGGAGGTGTACCCATCAGAACAGAGCCGACGGAAAATTTGAACAGTCTGGGTGGTAAGCGGGAAAGCATCGAAAATGTTTATGCGCTTATAATTGCTGATCTGAAATTGGCCGAAGCCAGTCTGCCTTTAACGCAGTCCATCATCGGTAAGCCCACATCCGGAGCGGTCAAAACAATGCTTGCCGACGTATATCTCACACGTGAAATGTGGGCAGCAGCGAGGGATAAAGCAGAGGAGGTGATAGGTTCTCAGGCTTACTCGCTGGTAAACGTCAAGCAGCCTGGCGACTTCGAAAAAGTTTTCGGGGCAGATGTGACAACGTCAACCGAGGAAGTATTTTCGATTAAATTCCAGCGGTCCGTGGCCGGAGGCTCGGGGCTACCCCAATTTTATCATCTCAACAACAGTCAGTGGGCGAGCAACGGATTCGGGACTTTTTTCGGATTTCCGAACTATCCCTTATTACGCGATTGGCCGGAGGCTGATCTCAGAAAAAGCTTCAATCTCTATACAGCGGGGCCCAACAAACAGGGCGTTATCGTCCCCAATGGAGCGACACAACCAATACGATTCGGTAAATTCAAGGATTCGGCGGCCCCTACCGGAATTGCCCACGGTAACGATTTCCCTATTTACCGGTACGCAGATGTCCTGTTGATCTATGCTGAGGCGGCTAGCCAGGCCGGAGCGGCACCCAATCAACAGGCCCTGGAACGGCTCAACATGGTTCATCGACGCGCTTATGGTTATGCCCCGGCCAGCCCCTCTCCGGTAGATTTCACTTTGGATGGCCTTACGAAGTCATCATTTCGCGATCTTGTTCTCAAAGAAAGGGCTTATGAGTTTATGGTAGAAGGAAAGCGCTGGTATGACCTGGTAAGAACGGGAACAGCAAAGCAGATCATCAAGGAGGCCAAAGGTCTTGATATTTCAAGTACCGTATTTCTGATGCCTATTCCTAAACAGGAGATTGACAACAATCCGGATATTGCTCCGACGGATCAGAATCCAGGTTATTAA
- a CDS encoding SusC/RagA family TonB-linked outer membrane protein has translation MCFKSTSFPALGLVACLAISGQLATSMPLFTPQDEHSVPKSTANSARPLTDVLKDLKLRFGVDILYGDQLVEGITVPGDVINQKKNLEENLKSILKNTGLQYRKVKDGAYLISGQRIEKKLTTSVMMISDGLGATPGSEGAASAADLNPLRLNSSKADQVVSGRVTSEVGEGLPGVNVLLKGSTRGISTDVDGRYQLGLPESGDHILVYSLVGYTSQEVAVGNRSVIDVQLLPDDKTLEEIVVVGYGTVKKSDITGSVGSVSAKELTAYPTMNAVQGLQGRSPGVQVMQNSGEPGTTLSVRIRGGNSLQGSNEPLYVVDGFALSGPPNAISPNEIESMEVLKDASATAIYGSRGANGVILITTKQGKVGKPQVTIDSYYAVQQVNKKLDLMNAQEFATLANERAVNDGVAPYFTSSQISGFGQGTDWQDVIFRKAPMQNHALSVAGGSENTQYALSGNFFGQQGIIRGSNYNRESFRANLNQRLGDKVRLMYNAVLTNTNRSQLLADNGQKGSTIVSAALGSPPTITPRNEAGNYSFIKPYAFSPNSLENPLALAEARKQKNNEIYILSSMALSYQPVKNLTLRSSVGIENSSMRGDLYSPSVITTTPNGSANITYANRFNLLNENTATYIPKLAKDHELTLLGGVTYQQENSRSFSASATGFNYEGLGSENIGVGSNPGIPTSTSYKWVLFSYLARANYAFKSRYLFTASMRADGSSRFGANNKWGYFPSAAFGWRVIDEPFAQNLRTISDLKLRLSYGVTGNTALSPYQTLFTLSPINTVYNDQLYVGQLTTAQLTNPNLKWESTAQFNAGLDLAILRNRFSLTFDYYLKNTRDLLATVPLQQSTGYTSTIQNIGQIRNRGIELGLNANIINSKSVKWDLNLNITRNRSEVLKLAGGSDVFGTALQQPLSVAVNLIRVGQPIGVFYGYLEDGLNEKGAIKYKDLNADNVLTLADKTIIGDPNPDFLYNFGSNMSYKDFSLNMFWLGKQGGDIFNANLTNQASSMYFGENQIRDVYNNHWVAASPDPAAKYPKISASTSFKESNRFIEDGSFLRLKSIQLAYNIPANRLNIKWVRSAQLYVSGQNLVTFTKYSWYDPEVNTLGGANSISMGIDQTGYPTAKTYTVGARLGF, from the coding sequence ATGTGTTTTAAATCTACTAGCTTCCCGGCTTTGGGACTGGTAGCCTGTCTGGCCATTTCCGGTCAACTAGCTACTTCTATGCCCTTATTTACTCCGCAGGATGAGCATTCTGTGCCCAAATCGACTGCAAATTCCGCGCGTCCGCTGACGGATGTACTGAAAGATCTCAAACTTCGCTTCGGCGTAGATATACTCTACGGAGATCAGCTGGTGGAAGGTATAACGGTCCCTGGCGATGTCATCAATCAGAAAAAGAACCTGGAAGAAAATTTGAAGTCCATCTTAAAAAACACCGGACTTCAATATCGGAAAGTAAAGGACGGGGCATATCTTATTTCGGGTCAACGCATTGAAAAAAAGCTTACAACCAGTGTGATGATGATTTCGGACGGCTTAGGTGCAACCCCTGGTTCTGAGGGAGCAGCCTCCGCGGCTGACCTTAATCCACTGAGACTAAATAGTTCGAAAGCTGACCAGGTTGTCAGCGGACGTGTGACCAGTGAGGTAGGAGAGGGCCTGCCAGGGGTGAATGTTTTGTTAAAGGGAAGTACCCGGGGCATTTCTACGGACGTGGACGGGCGCTATCAGTTGGGCTTGCCGGAATCTGGTGATCACATCCTGGTTTATTCCCTGGTAGGTTACACGTCTCAGGAAGTGGCAGTGGGCAACCGCTCGGTGATTGATGTTCAACTTTTACCTGACGATAAAACGCTTGAAGAAATAGTCGTTGTCGGGTATGGTACTGTCAAAAAGAGCGACATCACAGGCTCCGTCGGCTCAGTATCGGCCAAAGAACTAACTGCCTATCCCACCATGAACGCTGTGCAGGGCCTGCAGGGGCGTTCTCCCGGGGTTCAGGTTATGCAAAATTCAGGCGAACCAGGTACTACATTAAGTGTCAGGATCCGTGGCGGGAATTCATTGCAGGGCAGCAACGAGCCACTTTATGTCGTGGATGGCTTTGCGTTATCGGGGCCGCCAAATGCAATCAGCCCGAATGAGATTGAATCAATGGAGGTTTTAAAAGATGCATCGGCTACTGCGATATACGGTTCGAGAGGGGCAAATGGTGTTATTTTGATCACAACCAAGCAGGGGAAAGTTGGGAAACCCCAGGTAACTATTGACAGCTACTATGCCGTCCAGCAGGTTAACAAAAAACTTGACCTGATGAATGCGCAAGAGTTTGCAACGCTGGCTAACGAGCGTGCGGTCAATGATGGTGTAGCGCCGTATTTTACCTCTTCGCAGATCAGCGGATTTGGCCAGGGAACAGATTGGCAGGATGTAATTTTTCGAAAAGCACCCATGCAAAATCACGCTCTTTCGGTTGCAGGCGGGAGTGAAAATACACAGTACGCGCTTTCTGGAAACTTTTTTGGCCAGCAGGGGATCATTCGGGGATCCAACTACAACCGGGAGAGTTTTCGTGCGAACCTCAATCAGAGGTTAGGGGATAAGGTACGGTTGATGTACAATGCAGTGCTGACTAATACAAATCGTTCGCAGTTATTGGCCGACAATGGCCAGAAAGGAAGCACAATCGTTTCTGCGGCGCTTGGATCGCCTCCAACTATCACGCCCCGAAATGAAGCAGGAAATTATAGTTTTATTAAACCTTATGCATTTAGCCCAAACAGCCTGGAAAATCCTCTGGCGCTAGCCGAGGCCAGAAAGCAAAAGAACAATGAAATATATATCCTCAGCAGCATGGCCCTTAGTTATCAGCCGGTAAAAAATCTGACTTTGAGATCATCGGTCGGTATAGAAAATAGCTCCATGAGAGGCGATTTGTACTCGCCTTCTGTGATCACTACCACACCAAATGGTTCTGCCAACATTACCTACGCTAACCGTTTCAATTTACTGAATGAAAATACCGCTACTTATATTCCCAAACTTGCCAAAGACCACGAGCTAACCCTACTGGGCGGAGTCACTTATCAGCAGGAGAATAGCAGATCGTTCTCTGCAAGCGCTACGGGTTTTAATTATGAGGGGCTTGGATCTGAAAACATTGGGGTGGGAAGCAATCCAGGCATACCCACCAGCACTTCGTACAAATGGGTCCTTTTCTCCTATCTGGCCAGGGCGAATTATGCCTTCAAAAGCCGGTATTTGTTTACAGCCAGCATGCGGGCCGATGGCTCTTCACGCTTCGGGGCCAATAACAAATGGGGATATTTCCCTTCCGCAGCTTTCGGCTGGCGGGTGATTGATGAACCCTTCGCCCAGAATTTAAGGACCATTTCGGACCTGAAACTTCGCCTGTCCTATGGCGTGACGGGTAACACGGCACTATCTCCCTATCAGACACTTTTTACGTTAAGCCCGATCAATACGGTTTACAATGATCAACTTTATGTAGGGCAACTGACCACGGCGCAGCTGACTAATCCAAATCTAAAATGGGAGTCAACGGCTCAATTCAATGCCGGTCTTGACCTGGCCATTCTCAGAAACCGCTTCTCGCTTACATTCGATTATTATCTAAAAAATACCAGAGATCTACTGGCAACTGTCCCGCTTCAACAGTCTACAGGATACACCAGCACCATTCAAAATATCGGCCAGATTCGTAACCGTGGAATCGAGCTGGGGTTGAACGCCAATATCATCAATTCGAAATCGGTTAAATGGGACCTGAACCTAAACATTACACGAAACCGAAGCGAAGTACTCAAACTGGCAGGCGGGAGCGATGTGTTTGGGACAGCACTCCAGCAACCATTATCAGTGGCTGTAAACCTGATACGTGTCGGTCAGCCGATCGGGGTTTTCTATGGGTATCTTGAAGATGGCCTCAACGAAAAGGGTGCAATTAAGTACAAGGATTTGAACGCGGACAATGTGCTAACCCTTGCAGACAAGACTATTATTGGTGACCCAAATCCTGACTTTCTTTACAACTTTGGAAGCAACATGTCATACAAGGATTTTAGTCTGAATATGTTCTGGCTGGGCAAACAGGGGGGTGATATTTTTAATGCCAACCTGACCAACCAAGCAAGTAGTATGTACTTCGGCGAAAATCAGATCAGAGATGTTTACAACAATCACTGGGTGGCAGCCAGTCCGGATCCTGCTGCCAAATATCCAAAGATCAGCGCCAGCACCTCATTCAAAGAGTCCAACCGCTTTATTGAGGATGGATCTTTCCTGAGACTGAAAAGTATCCAGCTGGCCTACAATATCCCGGCGAATCGTTTGAATATCAAATGGGTGCGTAGTGCTCAGCTCTATGTAAGCGGACAGAACCTGGTCACTTTTACGAAGTATAGCTGGTACGATCCGGAAGTGAATACGCTGGGCGGGGCTAACTCGATCTCAATGGGCATCGACCAAACCGGTTATCCAACTGCCAAAACATATACTGTCGGCGCACGCCTAGGCTTCTAA
- a CDS encoding FecR family protein codes for MRDLINKQLILDSFAGKVTILQRQQIDDWCRNSANEELFYEWLEEWEKSNLQYVADNASALNRYHNFIVHVHSEEAFAEQGSALPVSGFFTRNRSLLGLAASIVLIVGLFVFQKQLLNQTYSTHYGQTRIVTLSDGSQVTLNANSMLRVPRFGFGTKNREVWLEGEALFSVTHTADHKQFVVKTDNAADVVVLGTEFTLFARPRGTKVVLQKGKVEFHYRQAGQPAKQVTLKPGDLVDLKKNGNANLKPVTQPANYAAWRDHRYVFEETSLREITFLFQESFGMNLEITDPEVAALTISGAYPSQSGEELLSIIAEALNIKITRKEDKVLLSQQPL; via the coding sequence ATGCGAGATCTGATTAACAAACAACTTATTTTGGACTCTTTTGCGGGAAAGGTGACCATTCTGCAGCGTCAGCAGATTGATGACTGGTGTCGGAATTCAGCCAACGAGGAATTGTTCTATGAATGGCTGGAAGAGTGGGAAAAGTCTAATCTGCAATATGTTGCAGACAATGCGTCTGCACTCAACCGTTATCACAATTTTATCGTCCATGTACATTCAGAAGAAGCGTTTGCAGAACAGGGTTCGGCCCTTCCGGTATCCGGATTTTTTACGCGTAACCGGTCTCTTCTGGGCTTGGCAGCCTCAATTGTATTGATTGTCGGTCTATTTGTTTTCCAAAAGCAATTGTTGAACCAGACCTATTCAACGCATTATGGTCAGACAAGAATCGTTACCCTCTCTGATGGTAGCCAGGTGACATTAAATGCGAATTCAATGCTTCGGGTTCCGCGATTCGGCTTTGGTACAAAAAATCGGGAAGTCTGGCTGGAAGGGGAAGCGCTGTTTTCAGTAACACATACAGCTGATCACAAGCAGTTTGTCGTAAAAACGGACAATGCGGCTGATGTGGTAGTATTGGGAACAGAATTCACATTATTTGCCCGACCGCGTGGCACGAAAGTGGTGTTGCAAAAAGGGAAGGTAGAATTTCATTATCGGCAGGCGGGTCAGCCTGCCAAACAGGTTACTTTAAAACCGGGCGATCTGGTTGACTTGAAGAAAAATGGAAATGCCAACCTAAAGCCGGTCACGCAACCTGCCAACTATGCTGCCTGGCGTGATCATCGTTACGTATTTGAGGAAACTTCCCTGCGCGAAATTACCTTCCTTTTTCAGGAAAGTTTTGGAATGAACCTTGAAATTACCGATCCCGAAGTAGCTGCGCTGACCATATCAGGAGCTTATCCGTCGCAGAGCGGGGAGGAGCTTTTATCAATCATTGCAGAAGCCCTGAACATTAAAATCACCCGAAAAGAAGACAAGGTGCTTCTGTCACAACAACCTCTTTAA